A genomic window from Sorex araneus isolate mSorAra2 chromosome 2, mSorAra2.pri, whole genome shotgun sequence includes:
- the LOC101538081 gene encoding histone deacetylase 2-like: MAYSQGGGKKKVCYYYDGDIRNYYYGQGHPMKPHRIRMTHNLLLNYGLYRKMEIYRPHKATAEEMTKYHSDEYIKFLRSIRPDNMSEYSKPMQRLNVGEDCPVFDGLFEFCQLSTGGSVAGAVKLNRQQTDMAVNWAGGLHHAKKSEASGFCYVNDIVLAILELLKYHQRVLYIDIDIHHGDGVEEAFYTTDRLMTVSFHKYGEYFPGTGDLRDIGAGKGKYYAVNFPMRDGIDDESYGQIFKPIISKVMEMYQPSAVVLQCGADSLSGDRLGCFNLTVKGHAKCVEVVKTFNLPLLMLGGGGYTIRNVARCWTYETAVALDCEIPNELPYNDYFEYFGPDFKLHISPSNMTNQNTPEYMEKIKQCLFENLGMLPHAPGVQMQAIPEDAVHENSGDEDGEDPDKRISIRASDKRIACDEEFSDSEDEGEGGRRNVADHKKGAKKARIEEDKKETEDKKADVKEEDKSKDNSGEKTDTKGAKSEQLNNP; encoded by the coding sequence ATGGCGTACAGTCAGGGAGGCGGCAAGAAGAAAGTCTGCTACTACTACGATGGTGACATTAGAAATTACTATTATGGACAGGGTCATCCCATGAAACCACATAGGATTCGCATGACTCATAACTTGCTGCTAAATTATGGCTTatatagaaaaatggaaatatataggCCCCATAAAGCCACTGCTGAAGAAATGACAAAATACCACAGTGATGAATACATCAAATTTCTACGTTCAATAAGACCAGATAACATGTCTGAGTATAGTAAGCCGATGCAGAGACTTAATGTTGGGGAGGATTGTCCAGTGTTTGATGGACTCTTTGAGTTTTGTCAGCTCTCAACTGGTGGCTCAGTTGCTGGGGCTGTGAAGTTAAACCGACAACAAACTGATATGGCTGTTAACTGGGCTGGAGGATTACATCATGCTAAGAAATCAGAAGCATCAGGATTCTGTTACGTTAATGATATTGTGCTTGCCATCCTTGAATTACTAAAGTATCATCAGAGAGTCTTatatattgatattgatattcaTCATGGTGATGGTGTTGAAGAAGCATTTTATACAACAGATCGACTGATGACTGTATCTTTCCATAAGTATGGGGAATACTTTCCTGGTACTGGAGACTTGAGGGATATTGGTGCAGGAAAAGGCAAATACTATGCTGTCAACTTTCCAATGAGAGATGGTATAGATGATGAGTCATATGGACAGATATTTAAGCCTATCATCTCAAAGGTTATGGAGATGTATCAACCTAGTGCTGTGGTGTTACAGTGTGGTGCTGATTCACTATCTGGTGATAGACTTGGTTGTTTCAATCTGACTGTCAAAGGACATGCTAAGTGTGTTGAAGTTGTAAAAACTTTCAATTTACCATTACTGATGCTTGGGGGAGGTGGATACACAATCCGTAATGTTGCTCGATGTTGGACATATGAGACTGCAGTTGCCCTTGATTGTGAAATTCCCAATGAATTGCCATATAATGattattttgagtattttggACCGGACTTCAAACTTCATATTAGTCCCTCAAATATGACAAACCAGAACACTCCAGAATATATGGAAAAGATAAAACagtgtttatttgaaaatttaggCATGTTACCTCATGCCCCTGGCGTTCAAATGCAAGCTATCCCAGAAGATGCTGTTCATGAGAATAGTGGAGATGAAGATGGAGAAGATCCAGATAAGAGAATTTCTATTCGGGCATCAGACAAACGAATAGCCTGTGATGAAGAATTCTCAGATTCTGAGGATGAAGGGGAAGGAGGCCGTAGAAACGTGGCAGATCACAAAAAAGGAGCAAAGAAGGCCAGAATTgaagaagataagaaagaaaCGGAAGACAAAAAAGCAGATGTTAAGGAAGAAGATAAATCCAAAGATAATAGTGGTGAAAAAACAGATACCAAAGGAGCCAAATCAGAACAGCTTAACAACCCTTGA